A window of Pyrinomonadaceae bacterium genomic DNA:
TTTGGCGGTCATGTGATTAAGACAGGTCTGGCGCCGATTATCATCGACCTGATGGACCGCGGGTTCGTCACCGCGATTGCCGGCAACGGGTCAGTGCTGGTGCATGACGCCGAAATAGCAATGGTCGGTTCAACTTCGGAAGATGTTGATGCCACCCTTGGCGAAGGAATTTTCGGCGGAGCTGATGAGACCGGAAAACTTCTAAACGATGCCGCAGGGAACGGTGCCAGCGAAGGGTTGGGCCTGGGTGAGAGCGTAGGCCGCGCGTTGTCGGAAGCCAAACCGCGTCATGCTGAACTATCTCTGCTCTGCGCGGCTTACGAAAACAAGATCCCATTCACGGCATTCGTCACAATCGGCGGAGACATTGCACACTTTCATCCGAGCGCTGACGGCGGCGCGCTTGGCTCCACTTCGCACACAGACTTTCGTTTGCTCGCTGAAATGGTTCGGCAAATGAACGGCGGGGGAGTTTATCTGAATGTTGGGTCAGCCGTGACGCTGCCGGAAGTCTTTTTGAAATGCGTGACTCTGGTGAGAAACCTCGGGCATGAGTTGCGCGATATCACAACCGCAAACTTTGACTTCATTCAATCCTACCGGCCGCTAACAAACGTTGTGCGGCGACCGACGGCTGACGGCGCGGGTCAGGGTTATGCCATCACCGGCCACCATGAGCTAACAATTCCCCTGCTCGCGGCGGAACTGATCAGCGGAAAAGCAGCGGAATAGTCTTCGTCGCCAACTTCACTCTCGCGATTATGCAATTGTCGCGTTGCCGCACTGTACAGCGGAGATATATAATCCAGCTCCCCCAAGCAGTTCACAGCTCAGAAACTCTCCGTCAAAGTTTCACTCATGGATAACGGCAAGCTCCAACACTACAAAAAATTGTTATTGGCTCAACTGCGTCTGCATGCCCAGCATGTGAGTGAGGGACAGGCAAACGCTATCGAACTTGCCGACGACGGGGCAAAGGAAAGCGCCGACATGGCTCTACGCGACCTGATGAGCGAGATGGTGCTGAATCTGGGAGAGCGTGAATCGCAGATGATTGCTGACATCGACCAGGCTCTGCTGCGAATGGAAGAGGGTTCTTACGGGCGCTGTACGAAGTGTAATCAGCAAATCGACGAGCGCCGGCTGGAAGCTTTGCCCACGGCGCGTTACGACGCGGCCTGTCAGGAAGCAATCGAGGCTAAGAGTGACGAAACGCGACCGACTCTTTGACGAACAAAACCGCTTCGCTTAAGGCTGACCACCCAGTCTCTTTCGGTAATCTTCACCTTCAATCACGACAGTTTTGCACATCTCGTAAAGTCGCGACCGCAGCGGGACGCCGATGCGATCCTCGAGTATCTCGCCTTCCTTTTCGTTCTTGCGAGCATCAGAAAAGTTTGTGGTGAAGATCGTCAGGCGCTTTTCGTTGTAGCGGTTGTTGATGATTTGCATCATCGTGTCGCGTACCCAATCGGTCGGCTTGGACGCGCCGAGTTCATCCAGCACCAGAACTTCAGCATTAAAGACTGGTGCAAGCACAATCAACTCAGAATTCTGCGAGACGGGATTGTACGAGTCCTGTATCTGCCGCAGGAGCGCGCCAAACTGATAGAACAATCCTCGCGCCTGGTAACGCGAAATCAACTCGCGCAGAATCGCGACTGCCAAATGTGTTTTGCCGACGCCGACCGGACCCGTGAGCAGAAGTCCGCGGCCCGCCAGCGACAGGTAATCGTCGATGATGATCTGGGCTTCCATCTTGGCGGCCCATTTAGAGAGTTCATCATTCGCGGCCTCGTATCCCTGGATTGTGCAGTGCTGATACCGCGGCGGTATGCGCGCGGATTGCAGGAGCCGGTCGCGATTGTCGGGTGACTGGCATCGGCAACGGCGCGCGCCTTCGCCTGGGATTACTTCCATCCCGCTGCCGAAACAGTGTGGACAATCGGAGGTTGGCGGTGTCTCTGCCTCTGAGATCTGAGATCTGAGATCTGAGATCACCGGCGAAGCTGCGGATCCGTTGTGATTGCGATTTTCTGAAGAACTCATCGATGGAAATGATGGAACGGCGGCCAGATTACAACATTCGCTGAATGACGCCAATTGTACTACTTACGAACGGACGATTTATGTTGGAAGACGGCGATCGAGGGGCCGAGGAAACCCGTCGCACGAATTCGCCATCTGAGAGATTGAGGTTATTCAGACGTGCCGCCAACGAGCCGCGAGTAACGCGGCCGGCTCTCACGGTCGCTATTACGAGAGAGCGGCACCCAATAACCCCGAACCCTCGGGGTTCCTCCTGTGATTTCGCCGCCCGGTGCGAACGACCGGGCGGCCTTTTTCATCCTCATTGAGAATTCGGATACGCCCACCGTTTCCGATTCCCGCCAGCTAATGGTAAAGTACCGGTTTTGTTTTGCGACCTAAATCGCTGTCTGAGCTGACTGTGAAAGAGATTGTTGCAACAGAACGAGCGCCGCGGGCAATCGGCCCTTATTCGCAGGCGGTGCGGAGCGGAAACTTCCTGTTTGCGTCAGGCCAGATTCCGATAGACCCGGCGACGGGTGAATTCGTAGCCGGCGGCATCACTGAACAGACTGAGCAGGTGATGCGAAACGTCTCGGCGATTCTGGAAGCCGCGGGCGCGAACTTGCAACAGGTTGTTAAAACCACGGTTTTTCTTGCGGATATGGACGACTTCACCGCGATGAACGAGGTCTATGGCCGCTTTTTCGGCGAAGATCCGCCGGCGCGCGCAACTGTTCAGGCAGCACGACTGCCGCGCGACGCGCGGGTTGAGATAGAAGCAATCGCAATTCTGGATTGATATTTAGCGGCGGGCGTTGCCCGCCGTTTGGGAGAGTTAGTAATCATGGCAAAAAGATGTGACGCTTGCGGCAAAGGACCGCAGTTTGGCAACAACGTATCGCACGCTAACAATCGCTCGCCGCGACGGTTCAATCCGAATCTTCAGCCGGTGCGCGTGCAGCTTCCGAACGGCGCCGCGCGCCGCATGCGCGTCTGCGCGAAGTGCATCAAAGGCGGCAAGATTGCGAAGGCTGCTTAGCACCACGGGCCGTCGGCCTGTCCAACATTTAGGAGCAAATCAAGTGTACAGAATTTCAACCCCTTTTAAGCTTTCGTTGTTCGCGGTCGTAATCGCGATTTCCGCCGCCGCGTGTTCCTCGACCACCAACACGCCGGAAAGCACCGTCGCTGCAACCGTCAACGGCAAGAAGATCATGCTGGCGGAAGTTGAGCGCATCATTCATCAGCAGTCACAGGGCAAACAGTCGCTCCTCTCCTCGCACGATCTGGCGCAGGCGCGGCTGCAGGTGCTCGACCAGTTGATTAGACGTGAGGTGCTGTTCCAACGCACTGAGAAGGAAAAGCTTCTGCCGAGCGAAGACGAGATCACGAACGTCATCAACACGCGCAAGCAGGAAAGCGGCATGACCGACGACGAATTTCAGCGCCAGCTCAAGACGCAGAACCTGACGATGGAAGCTTTACGCGAAGAAGCGAAGAAGGATCTCGGGGTTAAGAAGCTGGAAGAGAAGTACGCCGGCAAGATTACGATCAGCGATCGAGAGGTCGAAGACTTTTATACCGCGAACCGAAACCTTTTTGTGTCTGAGCGCGGTGTCCGGCTGGCCGTCATCATTATCGATCCCAGCGACAACGCGGCGCAGCAAATTACCGATGACGCGAAAGGCGAGGCCGCGGCCAAGGCCAAAGTCGACGCGATCTATCAGGACCTGAAGGGCGGAGCAGATTTCGCCACTATCGCGCGGGCGAAGAGCGAGGACCCGCAGAGCCTTTTGAAGGGCGGCGATATCGGCTCCTTTAGCGAAGAGGGCATGCGGCAAGCGGGTTTTCCCAAGGAACTGACCGACTCGTTCATGGGAGGAATGACCGTGGGCAGCGTGACCGAGCCGAAGCTGTTAAATAACAAGTGGTACATCTTCAAGCTGCAGGAGAAGCGTCTGCAGACTGAAAACCTTACGCTTGAAAGTCAGGGCGTGCGCCAGCAAATTACGCTCGAGCTGACAAATCAGCGAAAGCAGATTTTGAACGCGGCGCTGCTGGAAGTGGCGATGAAAGAAGCCAAGATCGTTAACAACCTGGCCAATGACATTCTCAACAATCCGAGCAACCTCGGGTTAAGGCCGGCGGGTTACGATCCCTCGAAGGCTGCACCTGGTGCGACGCCGACGCCGGCAGCCACGCCTGCGGCAAGCCCAGCCGCGACGGCTTCGCCTGCAAAGAAGTAAAGCGAATCTTCGAGTTGATCCGGGCGGGTGCAGGCTGACGGTTTGCACCCGCTTCGTGTGTCTAGTAATCATGCTGTTCCGACTTTCCGAAGTTCATAAATCCTTTGCCGCGCAGGACGTCTTGCGCGGCGCCTCGCTACAGATCAACCCGGGCGAGCACGTCGGACTCGTCGGTCGCAACGGCGCCGGGAAGACGACTATCTTTCGTCTCGTTACCGGGGAAGAAGCAGTTGACCGCGGCGACGTGGTGCGGGCGCGTGGCTTGAAGCTTGGCTTGCTCGCGCAGCATGTTCATTTCAAACAAGGCTCAACAGTTCACGAATCCGCACTCGCCGCGTTCGGCCGCCTGCAGCAGATCGAACACGAAATGCACGAGCTTGAGCATCGCATGGCCGATCCGGGCGAAGATCTGGAAAAAGTGCTCGCGCGTTACAGCGATCTGCAGCATGAATTCGAGCGCGAAGGTGGCTTTGAATACTCGGCGAAAGCCGAAGCGATTCTCCAGGGCCTCGGTTTCGAAAAGGATTCCTGGCAGATGGAAACCGAGAAGCTATCAGGCGGCCAGCAGAACCGTCTCGGCCTGGCGTGCTTGCTTTTGTCTGAGCCGGACGTGCTGCTGCTCGACGAACCGACCAACCATCTTGACGTTAACGCGGTCGAATGGCTTGAACAGTTTCTGCAGAGTTACGCCAGCGGGTTCGTCATAATTTCGCACGATCGATATTTTCTTGACCGCGCGTGCACCCGCATCATCGAGGTCGAGAATGGCCAGGCGACCAGCTACACCGGCAACTACTCGCACTACCTCGTCGAGCGCGAAGAGCGCCGCGAGATTCAGCAGCGGGCCTACGAAAATCAGCAGCGCTTGATTGCAAAGACCGAAGAATTCATCCGCAAGAACCTCGCTGGCCAAAAAACGAAGCAGGCGAAGTCGCGACGCACCATGTTGCAAAAACTCGAGCGAGTTGACGCCGTGCGTGGCGATCAAGCTTCGGGAGACTTTCGTTTACAGGACATCGAGCGCACCGGAACGCACGTGCTGACGATCAACGAAGGCGCGATCGGCTATGGCGATAATGTCCTGGGACGCGACATCTCACTAATTCTGCGTCGCGGCGAATGTCTCGGCGTTATCGGCCCGAACGGTTCAGGGAAAACGACGTTCCTGAAAACGATTTTGGGAAAGATTCCGTTTCTGAACGGGGACGTTCGCTGGGGCAGCAAAGTTGAAATTGGTTATTACGCGCAGCAGCTTGAAGATCTCGACGACCGAAACGAAATCATCATGGAGCTGCGGCGCGTGGCGCCGTCGAGCGCAACCGCCGGTGAGCTGCGGTCGTTTCTCGCGAAGTTCCTGTTCGTGGGCGACGACGTTTACAAACACGTGCGCGATTTGTCCGGCGGAGAGAAGGGAAGACTTTCGCTCGCGAAACTGATCTATTCAGGCGTCAACGTCCTGGTGCTGGACGAGCCGACAAACCATCTCGACATTCCCTCGCGCGAATCGCTGGAAGAAGCGCTGGAGGCTTACGAAGGCACGATCATCACGATCAGTCACGATCGATTCTTCCTTGATCGTGTCGCGACACAGATCCTGGCGCTGGACGGAGCCGGCAAAGTCGAACATTACAACGGCGATTACACCGAGTATCACGATTGGAAAGCTGCGCGCGCACGAGGGGACGCATCGCCTTCGGTAGCGGGCGGATCGCAGCATGCCGATCCAGCTTCGTCCAGTCGGTCACAAGAAACTTCTGGCAAGCGTCACTCTAAATCAGAGGTGGCTTCACGCGCGATGAAGTCAGTACCACCCGCTGTAGCGGTAGCGGGTGGGTCCAGCGCTGAATCCAAGCGCATCAAGGTCGTCAAAAAGCCGCGCGATCCACAAACTGTCGAAGCGGAAATCGCCGAACTCGAAAAGCAGGTAGCGGAAGTCTCGAACGAAATGTCCAAGCCCGAGGTTGCGCGTGACATCACCAAGCTCGTGGCGGCGAACGACGCGTACGAAAAGGCCCAGGCGCGACTGGCTGAATTGTACGATGAGTGGGAACGCGCGGAAGCTGCTGTCAGTCCGGTAAAGAAAAAGACTTCGCGCCGTTAGATGGTCTGCTGCTCGCGTTGCGGGGCGGTCTGTGGCAACGACCACTTGCTTGACTTCTCGATCAGCCGTTTGTTACTTTCGCGCTCTCGCAAAGTAACAGTCCTTTAGCGAGTTTCACCCCTTAGGCACGTAGCTCAGTTGGTAGAGCACTTCCCTGACACGGAAGGGGTCAGCGGTTCGAGTCCGCTCGTGCCTACCAATCTCTTCTTTAATCCTAACAGCTTGATTAAATCAGTCTTCGCTTAACCGATGATCTCAAAGTCTGTCCACTGCGTGACCGTTTGTTCCCGCTCCGGCGCTAGTGCGTCCGTAACGATCACCTGAAGCAGGTATTCGCCGGGCGTGAGGTCTCCACCAAGGCGCAGGCGGCCGCTTGCCGTCAGGCGCTTGAGGTCGACCTGCGCGGCCGGGTCGAAGGCTTCGGGGTCGCTCGCGAAGACCTGCTTGCCGTCGCGGAACAAGCGCACTTGCGTCGTCAACTTCGGCTTGCCCGTGCTTCCGTCAGTGCGCGCGTTGTAGATGATGTAACCAAAGTCCATCCGCGTTCCGCGCCGAAAGCGCCGGACGGCCGGGCTGAGTTCGGGGTTTGGCTCGTAAGCTTCGGTGGCCTGCGCCGCCGGAGGCGGTGGCTCATAGCCCGCGGCGACCAGGCCTGAGACTGCAAGCCGCTTGCCCCTATCGACCTCCGGCACCTCGACGAACTCGCTGGCTGAGCCGATGCGCTCGGTGGCCGCGTCACGCACCGCAAAGCGGAGCTGATAGGCGCCGGCTTGCTGGACCGGCACGTTCAGGGGATAGACGATGCCGGTCTTGAGTACGCGCTGAAAGCTTTCGCCGCGCGCGCGCAGGCTGTGCTTGCGGTTAAGTTGTCCGGCAACGGAGCCGTCGGCGTGGAAGAGCACGGCGAGCACATCAACGTCCGCTCTCTGCCAGCCATCTGCTTCGGGTTTGAAGGTGAGATCGCGAGTATCGATGTGAAGGAGCGAGCGGATGAAGGAACCATCGGGCGCTTCGTTCCCGAAGAGCGCCGTTAACCGCAGGCCGACACCGCCCGACGAAAACGGCAAGGCGAGCGCGTCAACTAACTGCTCGTCGCGCGAGCGAGCCCCCGTGGGCACCCGCGGTTTCTCCGGCGTGCCATAGAAGCCGCTGCGTGAGCGCACTTTGAGGCCGGGCCGACGGACGTTGATGCTGAGTGAGCGATACTTCCGCGTGCCCGTCTCCGAATCGAAAGTTTTGTCGTCCGGGCGATAGCCGAGCAGGTAATAACCTTCGTGGTCGTCGAGAATGTTATTCAAGCTGCGGAGAATGTCATTCCGGTTAAAGAGCGCAAACCCGCCAGTCTCACGCGTCAGGTGGTTTAACCCATCCTGCGACCGGAAATAGCTGCTGCGGCGCGCACCGAGACTCGGGTCGTTGCCGTGCAGAACGGCGTTGAGCGTGTTGCCAGTGCCGAGTTGTGTACTGCCAATCGTCAGCCCCGGCTCGGCCGCCTCACGACCGAGTACTGGGAGGCCTCGCGCGTCGATGCCGAAAAACGTGACGGACGAGCGGTTGGCAAGATCCACCAGGCGTTTCATCTCCGTGTCCACAATGTTAACGCCGTCCACGAAGGTCGGGATGTGGTCCGTGATAATGACGACTGACTTGCGGCCCGGGAGTTCTCGCATGCCCCGTACGAAACGGGCGAGAGCTTCGAGAGTGGCGATGGATGAGATGCGTTCTTGAAGGCCTCGGGTTTGGTCGGCCGCTTGTGCCGCAGTCCCCTCGTTCGGAACAATGGGGTTGATGCCGGCGCTCCCGCGCGGGTTCCAGCGCAAACGCTCGATGGCTGCCAAAAGGTGGCGCTTGTCTGTAGTAAGTTGCTGAAGCGCACCCGCCTCCGAACCTGTTTTCACCACCGCCATCAAGTCGCCGGGCTCCATCTCCTGTTCGATAAAGTTCCTGGCCGCCTTCTGCGCGATCCGCATCGTCTCGAACGAGAGATGCATGTCGTCGAAGGCCAGTACGATGATGCGCCGCGCCTGACCCTTCGGCACGACGGCCGGTGCGATGGGCGTCGGCGGTGCTTTCGAAGTTCGTTTTGCCTCTTTGCCGCGCGGGGCGTCGGCCGCAACCACAGGGGTCGAAGTGTTGCGCGCGGGCGACGTGTCTACGTAAGAGAAGTTAGTGATGGGCCGCTTACGGCCGTCCTCCACAATCTCAAAATCCTCGGGGCGCAGATCCGTGACGTGCCGCCCGTCCTTGTCGAGCACAACGGCGTCAAGCTGCACGAGGTTGGTCGTGATTCGGACTACATCGTCCTCGTCGTCCTGCTGCGCCGGCTGCTGGGTAACTGGCGGCCGCGCTCCCGGTCGATCCTGCGGCCGCGGCTGTTGTGGCAGCGCGGGCGTGCCGAAGCTGAGAGCGAGTATGCAGGCGAGCAGTACTTTCCGAGTCATGAGTGCGTCCTCCGTTGTTGTTCGGGAAGAGGTAGTTAAGACGATGGCGGTCCGGGGCAATGCTTGAGAAACAAGGCAGCGGGGAGAGTCTGCCCGGATTATTCGGATCGCGGCCCAGATTCTAACACCCAGTGCGTGCCAAACAAAGGTTAAGTCCGCTTGCGTGACGATCTTGCGGCTTACCGCTTTGGAGTTTTCCGGCCTTTTTTCTTTGCGTCCGCCGCGCCTCGCTGAGCCGCGACATTCTCGATCTCAGCGTTAACTTCGCCGCCGATCAAAACTGCCAACCCGGTCAGGTAAAGCCACAACATCAGGATAATCACCGCGCCCAGTGAGCCGTACGTCGTGCTGTATGAATTGAAGAAGTGCAGGTAGCCTTTCAAACCAAACGAGGCGAGAAGCCAGAGCACAACTCCGATAACCGATCCGGGCGTGATCCATTTCCAATCCTGATCGCGAAGGTCCGGCGCGAAGTAGTAGATCAATGCAAAGGCCGCCAGCATGAAAGCCAGCGCGAGCGGCCACTGCAGGATCTTCCACACCCATGTGACGGCTGAGCCAAACCCGAACAGGGCCGCAAGATAATCGGTTAGCCGGCCACCGCCGATGACCATCGCGAGAGCGGCGATGATCAAAATGGACAGGCCCACCGTCAGCAACACGGCAGCCAATCGCCGTTTCCACCAGGGCCGCTTCTCTTCGACATCGTACGCCGTGTTCAATGCTTCCGTGATCGCGCCCATGCCGTTGGACGCCGCCCAAAGTGCCAACAACAACCCGAACGAAAGCTTGCCGGCGCCGCTGGAGTTAGTGACTTCCAGCATGGTCGAATCGATCAGTTGAAAAGCCGATGACGGCATCACGCGCGCAAGATATTGAAACAGCGTGTTACGCATGCTGGTCTCGGAGCCGACGATCAAGCCGATCGCAGACGTCAGGAAGATCAGCAACGGAAACAACGCTAATAAAAAGTAGTACGCAAGTTTTGCGGCGTCGCCGAAGACGTCGTCGCGATTCATCTCGTTCCAAACACGGACGGCCATCTTCTTCAATGAAAGGCCGCTCAGCGTCCACATTGTTCGTCGTACTTTGCTGGCCATGTTTTTCTCTTGTGGCTGAGTTCTGGCTGCCTGGTACCGAGCAACCCTCATGCCTGCTTTGCAAAGCATCCGTTACACAACGCAACGACTAATAATACTGGTATCCCGTTTGCTATCCCTGAAACTGACTTAAGAAAACGAAATGTTTTCGGACTAAAGAAGCGCTAACCCTGACGTTGCGCTGTATCGAAATAAAGCGAGACGGAGCGACGATAGAGGTAAGTATTCGGTGGCCTTGAACATGAACCAAGGTTAACTTGCGGCTGCAAAACACTGTAAGTCGCAATTAATTGCTTCAGCCAATCCTGGCTGAACTCCTCTCTGTCGGCAACATAAGGATAGAAACTCCCAAGGGAGAAGTTCTATCTGCTTTACGTGAGGATTTTAACAATCGGAGGATAGATCTGTGTCGAACTCACAGCAGCATTCATCACCGGCACTAAATGTTCAGGCGGTAACTCAGCCATTGCCCAAAGGCTCGCGCAGCGCATCTGAGCCGGCGCCGGATCTGGTTTGCTTTTCGCACCTGCGTTGGGATTGGGTCTATCAACGACCACAGCACCTTTTGAAACGTGGGGCGGCTGAGCGCCGTGTCTTTTTTATTGAAGAAGCGATGCGTGGTAGTGGTTCGCTGCGGCTCGAAGTGCGTGAGCGAGAAAACGGAGTGCAAGTAGTCACGCCGATCCTGCCGGACGGTTTAAGTAGCCAAATTGCGCAGACGGCCGTCCTCAGCAGCCTGCTTCAGACTTTCTTCAGCGAACACCAGATTCAGGAATACGTGCTGTGGTACTACACGCCGATGGCCCTCGATTTTACAAAAAACCTGAGTCCTCTGGCCGTCATTTATGACTGTATGGATGAGCTGTCGGCGTTCAAGGGCGCCCCGGACAGCCTGCGCTTTCAGGAACTCGAACTACTGAACCGCGCCGACGTTGTTTTCACTGGCGGGCACAGTTTGTACGAGGTCAAGCGTCACAAACATCCATTCGTACATCCATTTCCCAGCAGCATCGATCGCGAA
This region includes:
- a CDS encoding ABC-F family ATP-binding cassette domain-containing protein produces the protein MLFRLSEVHKSFAAQDVLRGASLQINPGEHVGLVGRNGAGKTTIFRLVTGEEAVDRGDVVRARGLKLGLLAQHVHFKQGSTVHESALAAFGRLQQIEHEMHELEHRMADPGEDLEKVLARYSDLQHEFEREGGFEYSAKAEAILQGLGFEKDSWQMETEKLSGGQQNRLGLACLLLSEPDVLLLDEPTNHLDVNAVEWLEQFLQSYASGFVIISHDRYFLDRACTRIIEVENGQATSYTGNYSHYLVEREERREIQQRAYENQQRLIAKTEEFIRKNLAGQKTKQAKSRRTMLQKLERVDAVRGDQASGDFRLQDIERTGTHVLTINEGAIGYGDNVLGRDISLILRRGECLGVIGPNGSGKTTFLKTILGKIPFLNGDVRWGSKVEIGYYAQQLEDLDDRNEIIMELRRVAPSSATAGELRSFLAKFLFVGDDVYKHVRDLSGGEKGRLSLAKLIYSGVNVLVLDEPTNHLDIPSRESLEEALEAYEGTIITISHDRFFLDRVATQILALDGAGKVEHYNGDYTEYHDWKAARARGDASPSVAGGSQHADPASSSRSQETSGKRHSKSEVASRAMKSVPPAVAVAGGSSAESKRIKVVKKPRDPQTVEAEIAELEKQVAEVSNEMSKPEVARDITKLVAANDAYEKAQARLAELYDEWERAEAAVSPVKKKTSRR
- a CDS encoding TraR/DksA family transcriptional regulator, with the translated sequence MDNGKLQHYKKLLLAQLRLHAQHVSEGQANAIELADDGAKESADMALRDLMSEMVLNLGERESQMIADIDQALLRMEEGSYGRCTKCNQQIDERRLEALPTARYDAACQEAIEAKSDETRPTL
- a CDS encoding ATP-binding protein, producing MEVIPGEGARRCRCQSPDNRDRLLQSARIPPRYQHCTIQGYEAANDELSKWAAKMEAQIIIDDYLSLAGRGLLLTGPVGVGKTHLAVAILRELISRYQARGLFYQFGALLRQIQDSYNPVSQNSELIVLAPVFNAEVLVLDELGASKPTDWVRDTMMQIINNRYNEKRLTIFTTNFSDARKNEKEGEILEDRIGVPLRSRLYEMCKTVVIEGEDYRKRLGGQP
- a CDS encoding SurA N-terminal domain-containing protein; this translates as MYRISTPFKLSLFAVVIAISAAACSSTTNTPESTVAATVNGKKIMLAEVERIIHQQSQGKQSLLSSHDLAQARLQVLDQLIRREVLFQRTEKEKLLPSEDEITNVINTRKQESGMTDDEFQRQLKTQNLTMEALREEAKKDLGVKKLEEKYAGKITISDREVEDFYTANRNLFVSERGVRLAVIIIDPSDNAAQQITDDAKGEAAAKAKVDAIYQDLKGGADFATIARAKSEDPQSLLKGGDIGSFSEEGMRQAGFPKELTDSFMGGMTVGSVTEPKLLNNKWYIFKLQEKRLQTENLTLESQGVRQQITLELTNQRKQILNAALLEVAMKEAKIVNNLANDILNNPSNLGLRPAGYDPSKAAPGATPTPAATPAASPAATASPAKK
- a CDS encoding VWA domain-containing protein, which translates into the protein MTRKVLLACILALSFGTPALPQQPRPQDRPGARPPVTQQPAQQDDEDDVVRITTNLVQLDAVVLDKDGRHVTDLRPEDFEIVEDGRKRPITNFSYVDTSPARNTSTPVVAADAPRGKEAKRTSKAPPTPIAPAVVPKGQARRIIVLAFDDMHLSFETMRIAQKAARNFIEQEMEPGDLMAVVKTGSEAGALQQLTTDKRHLLAAIERLRWNPRGSAGINPIVPNEGTAAQAADQTRGLQERISSIATLEALARFVRGMRELPGRKSVVIITDHIPTFVDGVNIVDTEMKRLVDLANRSSVTFFGIDARGLPVLGREAAEPGLTIGSTQLGTGNTLNAVLHGNDPSLGARRSSYFRSQDGLNHLTRETGGFALFNRNDILRSLNNILDDHEGYYLLGYRPDDKTFDSETGTRKYRSLSINVRRPGLKVRSRSGFYGTPEKPRVPTGARSRDEQLVDALALPFSSGGVGLRLTALFGNEAPDGSFIRSLLHIDTRDLTFKPEADGWQRADVDVLAVLFHADGSVAGQLNRKHSLRARGESFQRVLKTGIVYPLNVPVQQAGAYQLRFAVRDAATERIGSASEFVEVPEVDRGKRLAVSGLVAAGYEPPPPAAQATEAYEPNPELSPAVRRFRRGTRMDFGYIIYNARTDGSTGKPKLTTQVRLFRDGKQVFASDPEAFDPAAQVDLKRLTASGRLRLGGDLTPGEYLLQVIVTDALAPEREQTVTQWTDFEIIG
- a CDS encoding RidA family protein, translated to MKEIVATERAPRAIGPYSQAVRSGNFLFASGQIPIDPATGEFVAGGITEQTEQVMRNVSAILEAAGANLQQVVKTTVFLADMDDFTAMNEVYGRFFGEDPPARATVQAARLPRDARVEIEAIAILD
- the rpmB gene encoding 50S ribosomal protein L28, producing the protein MAKRCDACGKGPQFGNNVSHANNRSPRRFNPNLQPVRVQLPNGAARRMRVCAKCIKGGKIAKAA
- a CDS encoding YihY/virulence factor BrkB family protein, with the protein product MASKVRRTMWTLSGLSLKKMAVRVWNEMNRDDVFGDAAKLAYYFLLALFPLLIFLTSAIGLIVGSETSMRNTLFQYLARVMPSSAFQLIDSTMLEVTNSSGAGKLSFGLLLALWAASNGMGAITEALNTAYDVEEKRPWWKRRLAAVLLTVGLSILIIAALAMVIGGGRLTDYLAALFGFGSAVTWVWKILQWPLALAFMLAAFALIYYFAPDLRDQDWKWITPGSVIGVVLWLLASFGLKGYLHFFNSYSTTYGSLGAVIILMLWLYLTGLAVLIGGEVNAEIENVAAQRGAADAKKKGRKTPKR